TAACAAGTCAGGAGTGGGACTAAGGACACAATGGGAAGTATGTGACATTTTTCTACTCCACACGCATGTTTAGGCTGCTCTGAAATATCTATTAGAGTATAATTCTGGAACAAAAATAGACTCGTCCGTCGTCAATGCTGTTAGCCAGCCCTGGTAATGTTAGGTTGTAGCTAGCTTATAACAGGAGCTAATTTTTAGTTAAATTTTgtattcaaaataatatttatataggGAAAATTAACTTTTAACATACCTAGAATTTTTACatatgtaaaacaaatattAGATATTTTTATGTTCCACTGACTCGTTCATTGATGGGACGCTCGTTAGCAACATGCTAGTCGTAGTGGCTAGCAGTTAATGCTAGCTACATGGATCGTTCTTGTAGAAACATTTCATGCAGATGGAAATTAAAAGTGACTTCTTCCTGCTTTATATGTCACCATGCTCACGATTTTTCCCTCTTCACCAAACTGACGAATCGAGCATGTTAGAAAAAGTATCGGATGACTTGAAATTGCTTGCTGTCAAAGTTAATTTCAGTGATTGCGTCTACAGCTAGTGGTTTAAAAGTGACTACACATGGATGCAACTGGTGATAGTTGTCTGTGTACCTTTATTGCTAGAGATTGCCCTGCTGCGGTTAAATAACCACAGGTAGGCTGTGGTTAGTGGGGACGTATCTAAAGCTGAGGAATAACAAATAAAGGAGGAAACCTGCTAACTTTCAGTTCACTGCAATTAATTGCAACtttagttttgtgttttaacCTGTTAATCTTTACCCACAGTTAAGTTTTTGGAGGTTATCAAGCCATTCTGTGCAGTCTTGCCAGAAATTCAGAAACCAGAAAGAAAGGTAAGGCTAAGTTTTGCATTGAGTATTGCACATTAAGTTGTGTTATTTCCCCTTCAGTATTTCAATGGGTGATCTTCTCCTTTTTTACTCCTCACAGATTCAGTTTAGAGAAAAGGTACTATGGACTGCAATCACCTTATTCATCTTTCTGGTGTGCTGCCAGGTTGGTATATGCTGATGACTAAGTTTAAGTAAAATCAAATATTCTGTCTTTTTTGGTTTGTGACACTGTTTCTtacttttgaattcagattcCACTCTTTGGCATCATGTCATCAGATTCAGCAGATCCCTTCTACTGGATGAGAGTAATCCTGGCTTCCAACAGAGGTGCTTGAAATGCGCTTGTTAAGTAGGCTTAATCACAGTGTACCTGTATGTCTTGAGCAGCACCAGAACGGAGTAGTAATCCAATTCAAGTGTTGTTATCAGACCTGACATGATATCTTCATCACATATAATGATGCAAAGGTCAACACTCCACTGgcttttatgtactgtattgtaGTATATGACATTTACATTGAAATTGTATCTCCAGGTACTCTGATGGAGCTGGGTATCTCACCCATTGTCACCTCAGGCCTTATTATGCAGCTGCTGGCTGGTGCTAAGATCATTGAGGTGGGAGACACCCCAAAAGACAGAGCCCTCTTCAACGGAGCACAGAAATGTAGGAATACCTATCACTGCATTTGCTATTTTAAGAACTCCTCACATACCCTTTCAAGAACGTTTTCATAATTTGCTTAGAAAATGTCaggcacaaaatgtttttttaaatttttgttaaTATCAATGATTGCTACCTCTGTAAAATTGCAacttgcaatatttttttttcttttttgcagtgTTTGGAATGATCATCACCATCGGACAGGCCATTGTATATGTAATGACTGGCATGTATGGAGACCCCTCAGAGATGGGTGCAGGAATATGCTTGCTCATTATTATTCAGGTGAATATAAACTCACATCAGCTTCTTAGTCTGTGACAGGGTATTTGCTATCTCGATCttcctggtaaaaaaaataaaatgagtgcTTCGTTTTGTAGTACCATATGTAAGTTACtttctgtagtgtgtgtgtgtgtgtgtgtgtgtgtatctatgaAGCAACATAATACTGTCCGTTACATCTTACAAATTATATTtgttcgattttttttttgccaagcAAATAATTGAACTTTATGAAATAGAAAGCCATTTCAGACCTGTTCATTAATTTTTCTCCATACAGTACATGACTTTTTAGATCAGCTGCTTGTTTACCTGTATGTGCTCAACCCAAACCTCCTGTCTGTTGCTTCAGCTGTTTGTTGCTGGTCTGATTGTTCTGCTGCTGGATGAGCTTCTTCAGAAGGGCTATGGTCTGGGCTCGGGAATCTCTCTCTTCATTGCAACCAACATCTGCGAGACAATCGTCTGGAAGGCCTTTAGCCCCACCACCGTCAACACTGGAAGAGGTATGGATACTtggaattaaaatatttatatatttgtctaTACTATAATGGCTTACCATGTGATTTGTGTTGTTTATCCAGGTACTGAGTTTGAGGGAGCCATCATTGCTCTCTTTCACCTCTTGGCAACCCGCACTGATAAGGTGCGTGCCCTGAGGGAGGCCTTCTACAGACAAAACCTGCCTAACCTCATGAACCTCATTGCCACAGTCTTTGTATTTGCAGTGGTCATATACTTTCAGGTGAGTTGGTCACTTCTAAACACCATCATAATTCATGCCTGTTCTTATTAAATTAAAGGAATTTTTGAAACAAACTTAAGTTGATAAATTAATACACATGATTTCCTCGCCAGGGTTTCAGGGTGGACCTACCCATCAAATCAGCACGCTACCGTGGTCAGTACAACACCTATCCCATCAAACTGTTCTACACCTCCAATATTCCCATCATCCTGCAGTCTGCCCTGGTCTCCAATCTATACGTCATTTCTCAGATGCTCTCAACACGTTTCAGTGGAAATTTCCTCGTCAACCTCTTGGGAACCTGGTCTGTAAGTATATGACGTGTACTTCGCCTCCAGCACATCCAACTGCAGTCTTTGtgacatgtttttaaattaacctATTGTATTAAAGACTCATAGTCAATAACAAAATCGTGTTGTTTTAGGACGCAACGAGTGGCGGACCAGCTCGGGCTTACCCAGTGGGTGGTCTGTGTTACTATCTGTCTCCTCCAGAATcgtttggttctgttctggaTGACCCAGTTCATGCCATTATCTACATCGTATTCATGCTGGGCTCCTGTGCCTTTTTCTCTAAAACCTGGATTGAGGTTTCAGGATCCTCTGCTAAAGATGTAAGTCCATATTTGTACTTTCATTCGCAAATTTCACAAGTCAGTCTGACAATAAACTTACtgatgtatttcattttgtgtgtcaCAGGTGGCAAAGCAATTGAAGGAGCAGCAGATGGTAATGAGGGGACACAGAGAAACATCTATGGTGCATGAGCTCAACAGGTAAAATGCAACCTTACAACTAATCTCTACTTTCATGTTAATTACAACATTTTGAATGATGTCTCCCTGAATGGATATGTATAGATAAATGCTTTACGATTTGCAGGTACATCCCTACAGCTGCTGCCTTTGGTGGCCTCTGCATAGGAGGGCTGTCAGTCATGGCTGACTTCTTGGGTGCCATTGGCTCGGGTACTGGAATCCTCTTGGCAGTGACCATCATCTACCAGTACTTTGAAATCTTTGTGAAGGAGCAGAGTGAAGTGGGCAGTATGGGAGCACTGCTCTTCTAGGAAAAACAACGACCATCAAACACACAGTATCCACCCCCAGTTCTTTCCTTACcaccttttttttctgccatACGTCTTTAGCATGTTAATGCTGAGAAAACGGTTTTGGTTACTCCCAAAGTTGCACATAGTGTCTCTTTTGTCCTTTGACACCTACAGTTATTTCCCATCCAACTGCTGGCTGCCTAAGTCCTCAATGACTGTCTTATCAACTTAACAATGCCTAAAGCACAGAAGTGTGAGGCCGTCTATGACGTACCTCAGGCATTGGTCAATGCAGCACGTTCAAGGAGCACAAAGACAGTGACAACATGTTAGTGCTCATTTCAAGCTGAAAGCGCTGTGCCTAGACATTTGGGAGGAGTTGAAAGAAAGCCATATCAATATTCATCACAGGTAGCTATTTTGCTTGTGGTCATCGGAGGCAAACAGGATATGAAAAATGTAACTACAACATGGTTTTCTTACTTGTAAGCCTTCTGGTAACCTCAGACAAAGCTGTTAGTGGTTTTTATTCAGTCTTATTTTGGTGGACTATGTTTATGTTCACATTGGTCTTATGTATGGCACAGTGTTTGTCTTCTCTGGGTCCCAAGAGaaaactgtttgtgttgttatgCTCTTTTATTCCAAGACTGAATTGCTGCACAATACTGCCGAGATGGTTGGGATGAGGGTGGGTTTGATAGGGATGAAAAGGggtttcattttggtttttacTTTATGCAACAGACATATTTGTgttattaaaaacacagaattttTTCCAAACACACTTCTTCTGGTTTTGATTCCTGTTATACTTGCATGGGTGCATGACAGCTACAGACCAGTATTAGCAGATTGATTGATGAACGGGACCATATCACAGCAACCAGAAGGTTCTGAAAGTAACTTAGCAACACGTTTGGAGATAGCTTTATAAGAGACAGGCTGTTGTGCTGACATTAGCACATAGAGTTGAGAGGTCTCAGCAACACAGTATATAATTTGACCTATTATTTCCACTAGAGGGCACAATGTTGGTTTGTAAGATAAAATTGTTTTGTATTGGGGTAAAAGAACAAATCTAAGcccttttcattttaaacatgacaaaacacTACTAGGAACTGTTTCTGATTCCAGTTAAAGTGTGTAAGAGATGAGTTAAAGGTATTTAACCATGAATATCATCACATGATCAATGGGGATGTTAACAAAATCTATTATAGACCAGAAAATGTGC
This sequence is a window from Antennarius striatus isolate MH-2024 chromosome 5, ASM4005453v1, whole genome shotgun sequence. Protein-coding genes within it:
- the LOC137595307 gene encoding protein transport protein Sec61 subunit alpha-like 1, translated to MGIKFLEVIKPFCAVLPEIQKPERKIQFREKVLWTAITLFIFLVCCQIPLFGIMSSDSADPFYWMRVILASNRGTLMELGISPIVTSGLIMQLLAGAKIIEVGDTPKDRALFNGAQKLFGMIITIGQAIVYVMTGMYGDPSEMGAGICLLIIIQLFVAGLIVLLLDELLQKGYGLGSGISLFIATNICETIVWKAFSPTTVNTGRGTEFEGAIIALFHLLATRTDKVRALREAFYRQNLPNLMNLIATVFVFAVVIYFQGFRVDLPIKSARYRGQYNTYPIKLFYTSNIPIILQSALVSNLYVISQMLSTRFSGNFLVNLLGTWSDATSGGPARAYPVGGLCYYLSPPESFGSVLDDPVHAIIYIVFMLGSCAFFSKTWIEVSGSSAKDVAKQLKEQQMVMRGHRETSMVHELNRYIPTAAAFGGLCIGGLSVMADFLGAIGSGTGILLAVTIIYQYFEIFVKEQSEVGSMGALLF